ACTTTTGGAAAAATCATTGCATTCGACCGCATTCATCGGATTGCCATGACCGACAAACAGAACCGGCATGCTTTCGGGTGTGGCGGGCAAAGCCTGTAACTGCTGCATTAAATACGACAGACGGGTAGCGTGTTGCATGAGAATGACTCAATTTTTAATCAAATTGAGAGTATTACGCCAAAAAACCGGCTACCGATAAAGCGGATGTCAGCAATAACAGTCTTTCCGTTCAAGACATAATCCAATCATCCTGAAGCTCCACCCGGAGTCAATTTTGCCAGCCGCCTGCAAACGGGACGATTTGATTTCGTCATTTGACGGCAATGCAGATTTCAACTTCGTCGTCACCGAAATACCGTTCGAAATCGGTGGTGTAAGCCCGCAGATAAGGACTCTTTCCAGATTGAAAATATTCCCAGATTTCGACCCAAAGGTTGATCACCGTCTGCGGCATCTCTCCCTTTGCCCGAAATACCGCATACTCACCCTCGCGGATAGCAATTGGTTCGGCTCCTGCAAACTGGAGCGCACTCGACGCATCCGCGCAGACGGCAACATCAAAATCGCCGTTCATGTCCGATTCATAATTGAAGTAAACGCCGTATACGGCAGCCCCCGAGGGCAAGACACTACCGGCACGATCATAAAACGCCTGCCACAGACCGCCGATTCCAGCCTTGGCCGGATCCATCTCATCGGCATTATTGGTTCGCAACTTCATTCCAATCAATTCGACTGCATTTCTCTTTTCAATCATTGCTTTTTCTCCGCATCCTCGATTGTTTTGTGCTTCGGATCAAAACCGTTCTTAACGCCGCCTTTCATCAACCGTCTTGCCTGGACCCGAAATTGCCCCACCACCAGAACACTTTAACCGACACCTGTTGCAATCTGTTTTCATTCAAATGACAATCTTATGCCTGTTTGATGTCAGCATAGTTTCCACCAAGCAGTTTCAGCAACTCGTCGGGATTCAATTCAATGCCCACCCCCCGTCTGCCGCCGCTGACAAAAATGCTGTCGTATTCTCTGGCTGAAGAATCCAGAACCGTTTTCAAACGTTTCTTCTGACCAAGTGGGCTGACGCCTCCCAACACATAACCGGTTGAGCGTTCAACCAGTTCCGGAGCAGCCATCTCCGCTTTTTTCGCCCCGGTCGCTTTGGCAATCGACTTCAGATTCAACTTACCGGAAACCGGAACGATTCCCACCGCCAGGCTACCGTTGTTCAGGGAAACAACCAGCGTTTTGAAAACCTGACCTTCGGGAATACCAAGCTTCTGGGATGCTTCTAAACCAAAAGATTCACAGCCCACCTCGTGCTGATACTCATGCACTTTGTGGGCAATTTTTTTCGTTTTAAGCAACACGATGGCTGGCGTCATAAACTATTTTCCTATCGCACCCATTCATTTGACCACGCTGAAGAGGCGGTAAAATGAATCTAAAATTCGTTCTGAATCGATTTATAGCCGCTGACCAGCTGGTTATTGGCTTGAACCACTGACTCGGAAAACTCCGATAACTTAGCCGTCTTTTTCGGCAAAGTGCTTAAATCGGTATCACAATCGATATGCGCCGTTGAGGGTACGTAAAAACCTTTCGGCAGATCACAACCATCAACCACTGAATTATGCCGTACGAC
The nucleotide sequence above comes from Thiomicrorhabdus sp.. Encoded proteins:
- a CDS encoding effector binding domain-containing protein translates to MIEKRNAVELIGMKLRTNNADEMDPAKAGIGGLWQAFYDRAGSVLPSGAAVYGVYFNYESDMNGDFDVAVCADASSALQFAGAEPIAIREGEYAVFRAKGEMPQTVINLWVEIWEYFQSGKSPYLRAYTTDFERYFGDDEVEICIAVK
- the ybaK gene encoding Cys-tRNA(Pro) deacylase, with the translated sequence MTPAIVLLKTKKIAHKVHEYQHEVGCESFGLEASQKLGIPEGQVFKTLVVSLNNGSLAVGIVPVSGKLNLKSIAKATGAKKAEMAAPELVERSTGYVLGGVSPLGQKKRLKTVLDSSAREYDSIFVSGGRRGVGIELNPDELLKLLGGNYADIKQA